The following proteins are co-located in the Sandaracinaceae bacterium genome:
- a CDS encoding lamin tail domain-containing protein — protein sequence MRKSLSLGIVLALGAALAVGCDDGVDPADAGMDTGVTDPDGGTEDSGTGEDSGTDEDSGTDMDGGPDDGGVMGDAGPPGGGAATSAQIQAVLDAADGAVDLMIDDAIVTYVKPAIGTELDGAGFFVQAEQMGPALFVGVDPTGLSPAVAPGQVVDLRVTTRTTDTDSGIVFASAIDMWNVDSEGVDVSILAQDVSAVDLVADLPLYFGELITLTATTETGFGFAGSGFSAAQITSAGFATADTSFRFRVPDSVLDGSQLGSGCTVQIGPTPLWQFSADAQPSAWRDGDFAITDCQEPAAGELVITEIGYNFAGSDADLEFIEIYNPSSSASFDLNGCRLADSAGFTGMDALDIASSLILGPGQYATIAGSMSEIMGDATLPAALEFEGSDAASIGCACTAGADCAVVVDTVDWSTMSFPAEMDDVSVQLDAAAVGTDGATTNDLLSLWCLTPDGETYGAMGRRGTPGAANPACSPPAVVRVNEINANITGGCDLVELRVVSGGSLAGFELRERTSTVLTFPLGFNVATNDLIVVHFDSGDTACTGGGAAPADEVLTPADQPALTFPTNYDGAFDFYSSDSGITSTDNVIWLRDPAGVVVEAVLISDDATGTAAGSSESAAADVAMAGEWTMVGGGVPAGGFVDDDFNAHAVQDSNATGSSASGESLQRNDDDDMNDRDDWIQGAQSFGAFNTGQSPF from the coding sequence ATGAGGAAGAGCTTGAGCTTGGGCATCGTCCTCGCGCTCGGGGCCGCGCTCGCGGTCGGGTGTGATGACGGAGTGGATCCCGCGGACGCGGGCATGGACACGGGCGTCACGGATCCTGACGGCGGTACGGAGGACTCGGGCACGGGCGAGGACTCCGGCACCGACGAGGACTCGGGAACCGACATGGACGGCGGCCCCGACGATGGCGGCGTGATGGGCGACGCCGGACCGCCCGGCGGTGGAGCGGCCACCAGCGCGCAGATCCAGGCCGTGCTCGACGCCGCCGACGGCGCGGTGGACCTGATGATCGACGACGCGATCGTCACCTACGTCAAGCCCGCCATCGGCACCGAGCTCGACGGCGCGGGTTTCTTCGTGCAGGCCGAGCAGATGGGCCCGGCGCTCTTCGTCGGCGTCGACCCGACCGGTCTCTCGCCCGCGGTCGCGCCGGGGCAGGTCGTCGACCTCCGCGTCACGACCCGCACCACGGACACGGACAGCGGCATCGTCTTCGCCTCCGCCATCGACATGTGGAACGTGGACAGCGAGGGCGTGGACGTCTCCATCCTCGCGCAGGACGTGAGCGCGGTCGACCTCGTGGCCGACCTCCCTCTCTACTTCGGCGAGCTGATCACGCTCACCGCGACGACCGAGACCGGCTTCGGCTTCGCCGGCTCGGGCTTCAGCGCCGCGCAGATCACCAGCGCGGGCTTCGCCACCGCGGACACGTCGTTCCGCTTCCGCGTGCCGGACTCCGTGCTCGACGGCAGCCAGCTCGGGAGCGGCTGCACGGTGCAGATCGGACCGACGCCGCTCTGGCAGTTCTCCGCCGACGCGCAGCCCTCGGCGTGGCGTGACGGCGACTTCGCGATCACCGACTGCCAGGAGCCGGCCGCCGGCGAGCTCGTCATCACCGAGATCGGCTACAACTTCGCCGGCTCCGACGCCGACCTCGAGTTCATCGAGATCTACAACCCGAGCTCGAGCGCCTCGTTCGATCTGAACGGATGCCGCCTCGCCGACAGCGCGGGCTTCACCGGCATGGACGCGCTCGACATCGCCAGCTCGCTCATCCTCGGGCCCGGGCAGTACGCGACCATCGCGGGCTCCATGAGCGAGATCATGGGCGACGCGACGCTCCCGGCCGCGCTCGAGTTCGAGGGCAGCGACGCCGCCTCCATCGGCTGCGCCTGCACCGCGGGCGCCGACTGCGCCGTGGTGGTGGACACCGTCGACTGGAGCACGATGAGCTTCCCGGCCGAGATGGACGACGTCAGCGTGCAGCTCGACGCGGCCGCGGTGGGCACCGACGGGGCGACCACGAACGACCTGCTCAGCCTCTGGTGTCTCACGCCGGACGGGGAGACCTACGGCGCCATGGGCCGCCGCGGCACGCCCGGCGCAGCGAACCCCGCGTGCTCCCCCCCCGCGGTGGTTCGCGTCAACGAGATCAACGCCAACATCACCGGCGGCTGCGATCTGGTGGAGCTCCGCGTGGTGAGCGGCGGCAGCCTCGCGGGCTTCGAGCTGCGCGAGCGCACCTCGACCGTGCTCACCTTCCCGCTCGGCTTCAACGTCGCGACGAACGACCTCATCGTCGTGCACTTCGACAGCGGCGACACCGCCTGCACGGGCGGCGGCGCGGCCCCCGCGGACGAGGTCCTGACCCCGGCCGACCAGCCCGCGCTCACCTTCCCGACCAACTACGACGGCGCGTTCGACTTCTACTCCTCCGACAGCGGCATCACCTCGACCGACAACGTGATCTGGCTGCGGGATCCGGCCGGCGTGGTGGTCGAGGCGGTGCTCATCTCGGACGACGCGACCGGCACGGCCGCGGGGAGCTCCGAGTCGGCCGCGGCGGACGTCGCGATGGCGGGCGAGTGGACGATGGTCGGCGGCGGCGTGCCCGCGGGCGGCTTCGTCGACGACGACTTCAACGCGCACGCGGTGCAGGACAGCAACGCCACCGGCAGCAGCGCGAGCGGCGAGTCCCTGCAGCGCAACGACGACGACGACATGAACGACCGCGACGACTGGATCCAGGGGGCGCAGAGCTTCGGCGCCTTCAACACGGGCCAGAGCCCCTTCTGA
- a CDS encoding protein kinase yields the protein MQPGDVIAGRFALEAEVARGGMGRLLRASDRHTGRPVALKVIATEDPSAGQRFAREAAALSKVSHPALVEHVAHGITPDGAAYLAMEWLEGQDLRGFLGTRSDDTLASGRPTAGFLAPGDALVLARRVASALAALHDQGIVHRDIKPANLFLVGGDVGQVKLLDLGAAAVHDARPLTMTGVLVGTPAYMAPEQVRAESRVGATADVWGLGCVLYECLTGTPAFRAQHVMALLAKILLDEPPSIHAARPDLPAPLLDVVQKTLEKDAAARFADGGALARALAELDVSQPTPAYGVRQSTPSLGGSERRVRCVVVGALPAGAAAARPEVEHAAERAGASLVWLSPGSFVVTFEPPGAPVDQAIRAGRVALALRHAVPELSLAIGLGQAESDGRVPVGEAVDRAASLLHEASRGEVRVQSSTVPLLEARFDLSQHGTAGRLVGERTKEATRTLLGKPTVSVGRRRELGTLSSLWDHTVEEHMATVALVTAEAGMGKTRLRYELLRSLRRRGEELTVVEGQGDSLSAGSPFGIVAPALRRWVGAADGARPEDTRARLEERLARSLSGDELARVFAFLAELVGAPLEGEDVPDALAAARQDPMLLGEGMRRAFTDWLAAECARRPVLLILEDLHWGDVPSVRFVDAALSRCEELPLMVLALARPEVKERFADLFERRGMQEIHLGNLSQRASVQLVRQVLGDDVDEDLARKLAARAGGNAFYLEELIRAAAEDRRGAVPEAMWPDTVIGMVQTRLDALGHEAKMVLRAAAIFGEVFWTGAVEALLGETPVSASDWLRELAEREVVSRRMESRFPGQDEWRFRHALMRDGAYALSTDEDREIGHRVAGEWLRAAGEQDALVLAEHFDRGGARREAIRWFHRAADQALEGNDLEAVVDRVARAVEAGAAGEVLGSLRALESLARYWQSDYAGARERGERAHALLTEGTRDWYRALGSATVASARLGDFDGVDAFFDRVVRSTPATDAAAEQLIALCRGTFQLIFNGRFQEADRVLQRVADLAEPATLDALTLGQVHHVRGVRAAMVGDVGTFLEHLSKAVDAFERAGDVRNVSLERTTLAWCWAELGDFTQAERVCRANLGRCEEMGAQQAITYAKVNLGYILTHRPGARSEARAVLGEAIAECREVGNPRLMGWATAHLAALAHLEGDHAAERAAAAEAVTLLGVSPGLEAWALGLHARALAAQGEAALACDAAERAMTTLERLGGMLQGEALPPLARAIALDAAGDAAGAEAAIADARDRLRARAERIANPSWREGFLSHPESRAILEWRSRRS from the coding sequence GTGCAACCGGGGGACGTCATCGCGGGGCGCTTCGCGCTCGAAGCCGAGGTCGCGCGCGGCGGCATGGGTCGCTTGCTCCGCGCCTCCGATCGGCACACCGGCCGCCCGGTCGCGCTCAAGGTGATCGCCACCGAAGACCCCTCCGCGGGGCAGCGCTTCGCGCGGGAGGCGGCGGCCCTCTCCAAGGTGAGCCACCCCGCGCTCGTCGAGCACGTCGCGCACGGGATCACCCCCGACGGCGCGGCCTATCTCGCGATGGAGTGGCTCGAGGGGCAGGACCTGCGCGGGTTCCTGGGCACCCGCTCGGACGACACCCTCGCGTCGGGCAGACCCACGGCGGGGTTCCTCGCGCCCGGCGACGCGCTCGTGCTCGCGCGCCGCGTCGCGTCGGCGCTGGCGGCCCTGCACGACCAGGGCATCGTTCATCGCGACATCAAGCCCGCCAACCTGTTCCTCGTGGGCGGCGACGTGGGCCAGGTGAAGCTCCTGGATCTCGGCGCGGCGGCGGTTCACGACGCGCGGCCCCTGACGATGACCGGCGTGCTCGTGGGGACGCCGGCCTACATGGCGCCGGAGCAGGTGCGGGCGGAGAGCCGCGTCGGCGCGACGGCGGACGTGTGGGGTCTCGGCTGCGTGCTCTACGAGTGCCTCACGGGCACGCCCGCGTTCCGCGCCCAGCACGTCATGGCGCTGCTCGCCAAGATCCTCCTCGACGAGCCCCCTTCCATCCACGCGGCGCGGCCCGATCTGCCGGCGCCCCTGCTCGACGTGGTCCAGAAGACGCTCGAGAAGGACGCGGCCGCGCGCTTTGCGGACGGCGGGGCGCTGGCGCGCGCGCTCGCGGAGCTCGACGTCAGCCAGCCCACGCCCGCGTACGGAGTCAGGCAGAGCACGCCGTCCCTCGGGGGCAGCGAGCGGCGCGTGCGCTGCGTGGTGGTCGGGGCGCTGCCGGCCGGCGCGGCGGCGGCGCGACCCGAGGTCGAGCACGCGGCCGAGCGCGCGGGCGCCAGCCTCGTCTGGCTCTCGCCGGGCTCGTTCGTGGTCACCTTCGAGCCGCCCGGCGCGCCGGTCGACCAGGCCATCCGCGCGGGGCGGGTCGCCCTGGCCCTGCGGCACGCCGTACCAGAGCTCTCGCTCGCGATCGGGCTCGGTCAGGCCGAGAGCGACGGACGGGTCCCGGTCGGGGAGGCGGTCGATCGCGCCGCCTCGCTGCTCCACGAGGCGTCGCGCGGCGAGGTGCGTGTGCAGTCGTCCACCGTCCCCTTGCTCGAGGCCCGGTTCGATCTCTCGCAGCACGGCACGGCCGGGCGGCTGGTCGGCGAGCGCACGAAGGAGGCGACGCGCACCCTGCTCGGCAAGCCCACCGTGTCGGTCGGCCGGCGGCGCGAGCTCGGCACGCTCAGCTCGCTGTGGGATCACACGGTCGAGGAGCACATGGCCACCGTGGCGCTCGTCACGGCCGAGGCGGGCATGGGCAAGACGCGGCTGCGCTACGAGCTCCTGCGCTCGCTCCGCCGCCGGGGAGAGGAGCTGACGGTCGTCGAGGGTCAGGGCGACTCTCTCAGCGCAGGCTCCCCCTTCGGCATCGTCGCGCCCGCGCTCAGACGCTGGGTGGGCGCCGCGGACGGCGCGAGGCCCGAAGACACACGCGCGCGCCTCGAGGAGCGCCTGGCCCGGAGCCTCTCCGGGGACGAGCTCGCGCGCGTCTTCGCCTTCCTCGCGGAGCTCGTCGGCGCGCCCCTCGAGGGGGAAGACGTCCCGGACGCGCTCGCGGCCGCGCGTCAGGATCCCATGCTCCTCGGCGAGGGCATGCGGCGGGCCTTCACGGACTGGCTCGCGGCGGAGTGCGCGCGCCGGCCGGTCCTGCTCATCCTCGAGGACCTGCACTGGGGCGACGTGCCCTCGGTGCGCTTCGTGGACGCGGCGCTCTCGCGCTGCGAGGAGCTCCCCCTGATGGTGCTCGCCCTGGCGCGGCCGGAGGTGAAGGAGCGCTTCGCCGACCTCTTCGAGCGACGCGGCATGCAGGAGATCCACCTCGGCAACCTGAGCCAGCGGGCGAGCGTGCAGCTGGTGCGGCAGGTCCTCGGCGACGACGTGGACGAGGACCTCGCCCGGAAGCTCGCCGCGCGCGCGGGCGGCAACGCGTTCTATCTGGAGGAGCTGATCCGCGCCGCGGCCGAGGACCGGCGCGGCGCGGTGCCCGAGGCGATGTGGCCGGACACGGTGATCGGCATGGTCCAGACGCGCCTCGACGCGCTCGGACACGAGGCCAAGATGGTGCTCCGCGCGGCCGCGATCTTCGGTGAGGTCTTCTGGACCGGCGCGGTGGAGGCGCTGCTCGGCGAGACGCCGGTGTCGGCGAGCGACTGGCTGCGCGAGCTGGCAGAGCGAGAGGTCGTCAGCCGGCGCATGGAGTCCCGCTTCCCGGGCCAGGACGAGTGGCGCTTCCGACACGCCCTCATGCGAGACGGCGCCTACGCGCTCTCGACGGACGAGGATCGCGAGATCGGACACCGCGTCGCGGGGGAGTGGCTGCGCGCGGCGGGCGAGCAGGACGCGCTCGTGCTCGCCGAGCACTTCGACCGCGGCGGGGCGAGGCGCGAGGCCATCCGCTGGTTCCACCGCGCGGCGGATCAGGCCCTCGAGGGCAACGATCTCGAGGCGGTGGTGGACCGCGTGGCGCGCGCCGTCGAGGCCGGGGCGGCGGGCGAGGTGCTGGGCTCGCTGCGCGCGCTGGAGTCGCTCGCGCGCTACTGGCAGAGCGACTACGCGGGCGCGAGAGAGCGCGGCGAGCGGGCGCACGCGCTCCTGACCGAGGGGACCCGGGACTGGTACCGCGCGCTCGGGAGCGCGACGGTCGCGAGCGCGCGCCTCGGGGACTTCGACGGGGTCGACGCCTTCTTCGACCGCGTGGTGCGCTCCACCCCCGCGACCGACGCGGCGGCCGAGCAGCTGATCGCGCTCTGCCGGGGCACCTTCCAGCTCATCTTCAACGGCCGCTTCCAGGAGGCCGACCGCGTGCTTCAGCGCGTGGCCGACCTCGCCGAGCCGGCCACGCTCGACGCGCTCACGCTCGGCCAGGTGCACCACGTGCGCGGCGTTCGAGCCGCGATGGTGGGCGACGTCGGGACCTTCCTCGAGCACCTCTCGAAGGCGGTCGACGCGTTCGAGCGCGCGGGAGACGTGCGCAACGTCTCGCTCGAGAGGACCACCCTCGCCTGGTGCTGGGCGGAGCTGGGAGACTTCACCCAGGCGGAGCGCGTCTGCCGCGCCAACCTCGGCCGCTGCGAGGAGATGGGCGCGCAGCAGGCGATCACCTACGCCAAAGTGAACCTCGGTTACATCCTGACCCACCGCCCCGGCGCGCGGAGCGAAGCGCGCGCGGTGCTGGGGGAGGCCATCGCCGAGTGTCGAGAGGTGGGCAACCCGCGGCTCATGGGCTGGGCCACGGCGCACCTCGCGGCGCTCGCGCACCTCGAAGGCGATCACGCGGCGGAGCGCGCGGCGGCGGCGGAGGCGGTGACGCTGCTCGGCGTCTCCCCCGGCCTCGAGGCGTGGGCGCTCGGGCTGCACGCGCGGGCCCTGGCCGCGCAGGGCGAGGCGGCGCTCGCGTGCGACGCGGCGGAGCGCGCGATGACGACCCTGGAGCGGCTCGGGGGCATGCTGCAAGGAGAGGCGCTGCCGCCGCTCGCGCGGGCGATTGCGCTCGACGCGGCTGGAGACGCCGCGGGCGCGGAGGCGGCGATCGCGGACGCGAGAGATCGGCTGCGGGCGCGGGCCGAGCGCATCGCGAACCCGTCCTGGCGCGAGGGCTTCCTCTCGCACCCCGAGAGCCGCGCCATCCTCGAGTGGCGATCGCGACGAAGCTGA
- a CDS encoding NAD(P)-binding protein has translation MTTEKHVAILGGGVGGLSAAYFLHGRTSADGQTVFRCTVYDVSDRLGGNAYSAYLGDDGYSKPFVDLAVNDFNTERYHIFMAVLAQLEKEGYPVPHAPLIDTTSWYTPRGVTKGAREYTADEMAHWEQHPEKPWLKDIAQDWDRFQAVAYDVLHDDKYATMSVDEFIAEQKYSEDFAEYNLRARINGMYYVNDREPGSMPIRAVMSYYHLQEGIGDRLRTDAIRAAKAKDELSPRHYFEKGASDWIRQLVRCLEARGVELRLGASPTAYLDATRGWRVLSAATPPGGRESFDHVVSAVYADVVSRVVALGLPPLMPTLLSQFAYYDSMAVVHDDVNMLPTDESMWSTYNILVYPPETRLLRPYTITYVTRKHQAEDSNQPPYLTLTPYGAVDDGGVPTMLDLPSSSRVKALAYLRHNTLSVDAMAAQRMLPALQGQSNLWFTGGWTNGAGLHEEILAQSKEIALRIRNIFEVGHGESYREDDPSYVPKHKRDSFESAPEALPDGFWA, from the coding sequence ATGACCACGGAGAAACACGTCGCGATCCTGGGTGGAGGCGTCGGAGGGCTCTCGGCCGCCTACTTCTTGCACGGCCGGACCTCGGCCGACGGACAGACCGTCTTCCGATGTACGGTGTACGACGTCTCGGACCGACTCGGCGGGAACGCCTACAGCGCGTACCTCGGCGACGACGGCTACAGCAAGCCGTTCGTCGACCTCGCCGTCAACGACTTCAACACCGAGCGCTACCACATCTTCATGGCCGTGCTCGCGCAGCTGGAGAAGGAGGGATACCCGGTCCCGCACGCGCCGCTCATCGACACGACGAGCTGGTACACGCCGCGCGGCGTGACCAAGGGCGCTCGCGAGTACACCGCGGACGAGATGGCGCACTGGGAGCAGCACCCGGAGAAGCCCTGGCTGAAGGACATCGCCCAGGACTGGGACCGCTTCCAGGCGGTGGCCTACGACGTCCTGCACGACGACAAGTACGCGACGATGAGCGTCGACGAGTTCATCGCCGAGCAGAAGTACTCGGAGGACTTCGCCGAGTACAACCTGCGCGCCCGCATCAACGGCATGTACTACGTCAACGACCGCGAGCCGGGCTCGATGCCGATCCGCGCGGTCATGAGCTACTACCACCTGCAGGAGGGCATCGGGGACCGCCTCCGCACCGACGCCATCCGCGCGGCGAAGGCCAAGGACGAGCTCTCACCGCGCCACTACTTCGAGAAGGGCGCGAGCGACTGGATCCGCCAGCTCGTGCGCTGCCTCGAGGCGCGCGGCGTGGAGCTGCGCCTCGGCGCGTCCCCCACCGCCTACCTCGACGCCACGCGCGGCTGGCGGGTGCTCAGCGCGGCCACGCCCCCGGGCGGCCGCGAGTCGTTCGACCACGTGGTCAGCGCCGTGTACGCCGACGTCGTCAGCCGGGTCGTGGCGCTGGGCCTGCCCCCGCTCATGCCGACGCTGCTCTCGCAGTTCGCGTACTACGACTCCATGGCGGTCGTGCACGACGACGTGAACATGCTGCCCACGGACGAGAGCATGTGGAGCACGTACAACATCCTCGTCTACCCGCCCGAGACACGTCTCTTGCGCCCGTACACCATCACGTACGTCACGCGGAAGCATCAGGCCGAGGACTCCAACCAGCCTCCGTATCTGACGCTGACCCCGTACGGCGCGGTGGACGACGGCGGCGTCCCGACGATGCTCGACCTGCCCTCGTCGTCACGGGTGAAGGCCCTCGCCTACCTTCGGCACAACACGCTGAGCGTCGACGCGATGGCCGCCCAGCGCATGCTCCCGGCGCTGCAGGGGCAGAGCAACCTGTGGTTCACGGGCGGCTGGACCAACGGCGCCGGCCTGCACGAGGAGATCCTCGCGCAGTCCAAGGAGATCGCGCTCCGCATCCGGAACATCTTCGAGGTGGGCCACGGCGAGAGCTACCGCGAGGACGACCCGAGCTACGTCCCCAAGCACAAGCGCGACTCGTTCGAGAGCGCGCCAGAGGCGCTGCCCGACGGGTTCTGGGCGTAG
- a CDS encoding YihY/virulence factor BrkB family protein gives MMDTLRSLRDELKRDRVPAVAAGLAFYAVLAVFPALIALVSLYGLFSDPAQVQAQLEQLYGVMPASAAELLGAQMHALVGQSSGALGVGFVVSLVGLLWSASSGVSQLFAAINVAYEREETRSFWKIRGLALGVTLAALAFSALALALVAVAPAALEALSLGSTLEGAVTWLRWPLLAALMALGLGWIYRVAPDRDGKPSPRWVTPGAIAATALWLLGSLAFSFYTARFGSYQETYGALGAVIVFMMWLWISGLSVLIGAELNYVLERDAGRLPRARGRRSLEDRYA, from the coding sequence ATGATGGATACGCTTCGGTCCCTGAGAGACGAGCTGAAGCGAGACCGGGTGCCCGCGGTGGCGGCCGGTCTCGCCTTCTACGCCGTGCTCGCCGTCTTCCCCGCCCTCATCGCCCTGGTCTCCCTCTACGGCCTGTTCTCCGACCCCGCGCAGGTGCAGGCGCAGCTCGAGCAGCTCTACGGGGTCATGCCCGCGAGCGCGGCCGAGCTCCTCGGCGCGCAGATGCACGCCCTGGTGGGCCAGAGCTCGGGCGCGCTCGGCGTGGGCTTCGTGGTGTCGCTCGTGGGCCTGCTCTGGAGCGCCTCGAGCGGCGTGAGCCAGCTCTTCGCGGCCATCAACGTGGCCTACGAGCGGGAGGAGACGCGGAGCTTCTGGAAGATCCGCGGGCTCGCGCTCGGGGTGACCCTGGCCGCGCTGGCCTTCTCGGCGCTCGCCCTCGCGCTCGTGGCCGTGGCGCCGGCCGCCCTCGAGGCGCTGTCGCTGGGGAGCACCCTGGAGGGCGCCGTGACGTGGCTCCGCTGGCCCCTGCTCGCGGCGCTCATGGCCCTGGGTCTCGGCTGGATCTATCGCGTCGCGCCCGACCGCGACGGCAAGCCGTCGCCGCGCTGGGTCACCCCGGGCGCGATCGCCGCCACCGCGCTCTGGCTGCTCGGCTCGCTCGCGTTCAGCTTCTACACGGCTCGCTTCGGCAGCTACCAGGAGACCTACGGCGCGCTCGGCGCGGTGATCGTCTTCATGATGTGGCTCTGGATCAGCGGCCTGAGCGTGCTGATCGGCGCGGAGCTCAACTACGTGCTCGAGCGCGACGCCGGGCGGCTGCCGCGCGCGCGGGGGCGGCGCTCGCTCGAGGACCGCTACGCGTGA
- a CDS encoding class II glutamine amidotransferase, producing the protein MCRLFGFRSVIPSQVHRSLVAAENALGRQSAGHPDGWGVAFYVDGAPHVTRSPSHALSDALFHRVSGVVASETVLAHVRKATQGPMTVLNCHPFQYGRWVFAHNGDIPRFHKDYRLALMQEVAPRLRRFILGETDSEVVFFVFLSRLEQFGRLDKPHAVSDVMEALRGTIDTVRELCGPLEEVEKLFLTCIVTDGVTMVAHQGGKELYWSTYKTRCADRDACPSLSPECEAPSESGYVNHLIFTSEPLQGENVWQEMKEGELIGVDWRMRVRRHEPGVRRLEVASA; encoded by the coding sequence ATGTGCAGGCTCTTCGGTTTCCGCAGCGTGATCCCCAGTCAGGTCCACCGGTCGCTGGTCGCGGCCGAGAACGCGCTCGGGCGCCAGAGCGCCGGGCACCCGGACGGATGGGGGGTCGCCTTCTACGTCGACGGCGCGCCGCACGTGACGCGCAGCCCGAGCCACGCGCTGAGTGACGCGCTCTTCCACCGCGTCAGCGGCGTGGTCGCGTCCGAGACCGTGCTCGCCCACGTGCGCAAGGCGACGCAGGGCCCGATGACGGTCCTGAACTGTCACCCCTTCCAGTACGGGCGCTGGGTCTTCGCGCACAACGGCGACATCCCCCGCTTCCACAAGGACTACCGCCTCGCCCTCATGCAGGAGGTCGCGCCGCGGCTGCGGCGCTTCATCCTCGGCGAGACGGACAGCGAGGTGGTGTTCTTCGTCTTCCTCTCGCGTCTCGAGCAGTTCGGTCGGCTCGACAAGCCGCACGCGGTCTCGGACGTGATGGAGGCGCTGCGCGGCACCATCGACACGGTGAGGGAGCTCTGCGGCCCGCTCGAAGAGGTGGAGAAGCTCTTCCTCACCTGCATCGTGACCGATGGCGTGACGATGGTCGCGCACCAGGGCGGCAAGGAGCTCTACTGGTCCACGTACAAGACGCGCTGCGCCGACCGGGACGCCTGCCCGAGCCTCTCGCCCGAGTGCGAGGCCCCGAGCGAGAGCGGCTACGTCAACCACCTCATCTTCACCAGCGAGCCGCTCCAGGGCGAGAACGTCTGGCAGGAGATGAAGGAGGGCGAGCTGATCGGCGTCGACTGGCGGATGCGGGTGCGGCGCCACGAGCCGGGCGTGCGGCGGCTCGAGGTCGCCTCGGCCTGA